The region AGCAATTTCTGCTGAAAGTGTGGGTGTAACCAAGGTTACCTATATCGTTAACTATAAAGATATTACATACGAAGGTTCCTTTCAAATTAGGGTTACGGAATAATTGACATTGTTTAGCTTATGGATATTCTTCACTAAACACCGCGATAGCTTCTTCCACAATATGATTTGCGTGGGCTAAAAAGAGTCCGTAATTGAGCATGGGTATCTTCGCCAATTGCGCTTGCTTGGTGCGCTGTTGCAACGTGATGGCAGGGAGCATACAGCTACCACAATGAATAATGAGGTCGTATGTTTCTAACGACTGGGGGAAACTTTGCCCCATAAAAAAGTGGAAATTTAAGGTGTGGTGGGGCAAGAGTTTTTGTAAGAGTTTAGGAATTTTTATGCGGCCAATATCCTCATGATTCACATTATGCGAACAGCTCTCCATCATTAAGATTTCGGCTGGGTTGGGTAATTTAGCAATGGCCTCTAGGCTCTGTAGAAAGTAAGAAAAATCGCCCTTTTGCCTGGCTTGTAAAATGGAGTAGGAGGTAAGGGGATGACGCTTGGTATTAATCGCGCTCACTTCTTTAAAGGCTTGGGAATCGGTTACAATCAAGCCGATCTCTTGGTGCTTGGTAAGATAAGTGGCCAACTCTTCCACCTGTAGCACCACCGAGGTGAGATGAAGATCGAGCGCCTCGCGCAACAGTTGCATTTGTGGAAGGATGAGACGCCCTTTGGGGGCTTCGCTGTCGATAGGAATGACATGCACAAGGAGGGGATAGGCTAACTTTATTCCGTCTAGTAATAAAGGCGTTTGCTGATGTAATTGATTAGCCATCGCCTTAAGGAGCGCCTCTATGCTTGCCTCATTTTCTACACTGACGCAGAGGGCTTGAGGGTATTGTTCTCTCAATTTCATCTCTTCGTCTGGCGAGATAAGATCGATCTTGCTAAAAACCAGAAGCGATTTTTTTGTGACATAAGAGAGATCTTTTTTTTGATCAAATATGTGCCAAGTTTGGGCATCTATAATATGTAAGACTAAATGGGCTTCTTGGATGCAGGCGATACTCTTTTGGTAACGTGCATGGGAGAGATGGGTGGTGTCGCCAAACCCTGCGGTGTCGATAAGGTTGATTGCCCCCACGCCTAAGAGCTCGAAGCGCTTTTTGATCGGGTCGGAGGTGGTGCCAGCTTGCTCACTCACAATCGAGATACTCTCTCTGGTCATCGCGTTGATCAAGCTCGATTTACCAGCATTGACTAAGCCTGTCAAGACAACATTTGGGACAAGGGAGGGAATGGCCGTCTGCATCGGTTTCTCCTAAAGATAGAGATCGCGCTCACCTTGGAGCATGCGGGTGTAAAATTGAATCGCCACGGCACGAATTTGATCGTCCTCAATGGCGTTCACTTGTTTAATTAAGAAGGGCAGAGCGATTTTTTGCATCGCTTCATCGCCGTAGTCCAAGACATACTCCAGCGTGGTGAGCACAGCATTGGGTTTACATAGCTTGGCAATGCGCCCACTGCTTACCTCCTCGTGAAAGACCTTGCCCACCCGTCCACGCCGATAGCAGGCGGTGCAGTAGCTTGGCAGTTGATTGTCGGCAATAAGATCGTAGATAGTTTGGTAAAGCGAGCGCTCGTCGCTAAGGCTAAATTGACTGACCTGTTCTTCATCGCTGTAACCGCCAACCGTGGCTTTGGAGTTTGCCGAAATTTGCGAAACACCGTGTTGAATGAGGTAGTCGCGCATCTCTTTGCTCTCGCGCGTGGAGAGAATAATGCCAACGTGGGGCGCAGCCAAACGCAAGATTGCCACGATATCGATAAATTGCTCGTCGCTGATCAGATTAGGGTAGTCATCAAGGCTCACGTTGTAGGCGGGCATCAGTCGTGGTAAACTAAAGGTATGAAATTCCATTCCAAAGCGCTCGAGAAGCTCTTCATTATGGATCATAAGGGCGGTAATGTCAAAGCGATAATCGCTTAAGCCCAGCAAAACGCCACCGCCCACATCGTGCAAGCCGCCCTCGATGGCGCGGTGATGCGCCAGTAATTGACGCTCGTAATCGCCCTTGAGCGAAGCAGGATGTACCTCATAATAACGCGCTTGGTCATAGGTCTCTTGAAAGAGAATCAGCGTGCCAATGTCAGCGTTGCTTAACCGTTCATAATTCTCTTTGGTGGTGGCGGCAATGTTCACATTTAAGCGACGAATCCCCGTCTGGCTATAAATCGCCTCAATCGTCTCGATGATGTGATCCATACTACAGTGATCGGCATCTTCGCCTACTTCTAATGCAAGGCGTTTGTGTCCTAGCTTCTCTAAAATGGTAACTTCTTTGATAATCTCCTCAATACTAAGCGTACGTCTGGCAAAATCATTGTCTCGACGGTAGCCACAGTAGGTGCAATTATTTTTGCAGTAATCACTGATGTAAAGCGGAGCAAAGAGGACAAGACGATTGCCGTAAAATTTATCTTTCACCTGACTCGCAAGGTTACGCATGGTTTGACGTTGTCCTTCGTCTTTGATCTGCAACAACTTAGCCACATCCCGATGCGACAACCCTTTCATCAGGCTAGCCCGCGTTAAAATTTCATCAATTTCGCTTGCCGAGGTCGTTTGCGCTTCTGCTAATAGTGCATGAATATAATCCTTGTCGATAAAATGCCTCATGATTACTCCTTAATTATTTTGCTCTCGATATATGCCGAATGGTTGCCTTGTTGCATGCAGATTTCCATACCAGCCTTGGCGACATCGTCTGCAATGAGCGATAGGTACTCATCCGACTCATCGCCTTTGTATGTCTTATTATGATATAAACTATATTGCGTGCGTTGCTCCTCGGGCGAGAGGTTAATCATGATGACATTACACCCTGACTGTAGGGCACGTAGTCGCCCCTGTGGATGGAGGCTAGACGTTGCCGTCGTGCTAGGCAAGAGCGCTTGTGGCACGATGAGCCTAGCAAGGGCATAGCAGGCGAGCACATGCTCTAAACGTCCATCGCTCGCATCGTGAAAAGGCGTATCTGGATGGTGCATGTAAGGGCCGATGCCGACCATGTGCGGTTGAAAATCTTGTAAAAAAAGCAAGTCGTGCGCCAAATTTGCGCTGGTTTGATAGGGGCTACCCACCATAAATCCCGCCCCCGTTTGAAAACCTATCGCCTTGAGGTTGGTCAAGCACTCCATGCGCGATGCAAGGGTCTGCTTAGGCGGATGAAGTTTGGCGTAGTGCGTTGCGTCGGCACTCTCGTGGCGTAAAAGATAGCGCCTTGCCCCCGCATCGTAATAATCCTGATAGCTCTCTTTGCTCTTTTGTCCTAAAGATAAGGTGATGATTAAGTTAGGGTATTGTTGGGTGATATTTCGTAAAAAAGTGCAAAATTGGCGATGTTCAAAGTGTTCGTTCTCACCACCTTGCATCACAATGGTGCGATAGCCTTTGTCATAGGCACGGTTAATCATCGCCGATAACTCTTCATAACGATAGGCGTACCGCGCCACCTGCCGATTACTTGCGCGAATACCACAGTAGTAACAATCTTGATGACAAATGTTGGAGATCTCCATCAACCCACGAATAAAGAGCTGATCGCCATAAACAGCTTTACGTTTTTGCACGGCGAGGGCTTGAAGATGAGGCAACTGGCTGGCATGAAGATGTGCAATAAGAAAGCGAAATTCCTCGTAAGTGAGCTTATCGCCTTGGTTAATGCGCTCAACCAATTGCCACGCCTCTTGATGGCTAGGGTGAGTTACTGGGTCATCAAAATGAGCGAAAAGCATGTACAGAGCAACTCCTTGGGATAATCTTGCGCATAGATGGTATTTATTGTACAATATTCTCTTTTTGTGTGTCAAGGGAGAGAGCATTATTTTGCTAAATGATGCTTAAGATTCAGGGATTTTTTTACCAAACCCTAATCTTTGTTTTGTATGGCTTAACTGATGAGGAGATCGCGTTAGTTAAGGCGGTTGCTAATAGCGCCAAACCCTAGCGCGATCCTTCCCTAGCTGGGAGGATTGGTAACTTAAAGGATACAACCATCTATACAAGAGATCTCCATTCGTGGTATATTAGATTGAGGAGTGGGGGACATTGGTTAAGTCTACGAGCATAGAAGAGTACGGATTAACAGTAGAAAGGCTAAGAGAGCTACGCGCGCACTTAGGTTTATCTATCGCTAATCTTAATCATTATTATGCCAGCAACAAAGGTCATTTACATATTATTACCCAAATTGAAAGCTGGGAGCTAGGGCAAGCTGTGCCTACCTTTAATCAGCTCAAAATCTTAATAGAATTAAAGCGCTATAAAGAGGATAGTGATAGCCATAACTAAATAAAGATTAGTTTATTTTTAATACTGCTTTCATTAAAAGTATTGCATCATGACAGCAATATCTTGAAAGTAACCTAAGTAGTATACCCGCTCGATATGGGACATACGCGTAATTTTTGGTTTAATTTCTATCGCTAAAGCTACGATCTCTTCTATTGCTTCATAAATGAGATTTGTGCATGCTCTAGACAATTCTCTCAAAATCTCTGTTCTTACTTCAGGATCTTCCATAAGAAGAGAAAGGAGAAGCGTATTATTTACCACCTCGGTTAATGCCACAGCAGTAGCAACTTCATCGTTAATGTTTAACCCAGGATAGCTGATTTCAAGTGTGTTAGCACTAGAACCAAAAAAACTTTGAGAGAAAAGAGGACTACCCACAATTAATAAAAACATAAAAATTGATATTTTTTTCATATAAAAACTATAACATACTTTTATATTTTTTTCTATAGCAATAGCAGCAAATTTTTTGCTTTTTAGATCTTATGTCATCTTCATTGTTATTACCTGTACACGCTAACAACAGTGTGAGGAAGGCGTGCCAAAGTAAACAAAGGTGGTAAACAGTTATTGCAAATATATACAGCATAACTATTTATTTTTCTAAAAAATGGAGGTGGCGGGAAGATATGTTATTAAAATCCCTCTACATTCCATTAATACCTTGTCTACTTTTATGGTACATAGGTTAGCATATTCATATACGTTTGTCAATAAGTAAACATGTTTACCTATTGCGATAAAAGAGATAAAAGCTGCCCTCTATATGAGGGCAGGCATATGTAAATAGACATTCTCCTTGTGATTTTGGTATTCTGTTGCTAGTTACCATCCGTGGCGTGAGTTGAAACCATGGAGGCTAGTTTTGCTTTGACTTCAGCTAACTCGGCTTCTAAGGCAAGCTCTCTATCTTTTTTACTTTGGTTTAATTTGGCGTGTAGGGTACTTGCTTTGACACGCTCTGCTTCTAATGCCAAAGTAGCTTGTTCTTTTTGTGCTTTTGCCTCGGCTAGCTCCGTTTGTAATTCTGTTAGGTTTATTTTGTCAGGTATGGTAGCGTTGAGGGATTGGAGTTGTTGGCTAGGTTGGTTTTGTCCGGCAAAAGGCAGCGTTCCCGTAAAGGTTAATACTCCTAAGACATCGCCCTTTTCGTTGTTACGAATATCCAAAGCAGGCAACACGTAACTATAATAACGTACTCGATCAAGTCCAATCTCGGTAGTCTTCTCCACAAAAGCTTCGGCTCGATAGGTAGAGAAGATAAATTGGTCTACCATAAAGTAGACACTTTGGCTATCAAGATCGTGGGTAATAATCATGAGTGGATTATCCGTTTGTCGAAAGAGCATATGAAACCACAGCTGTTCGGTACTGCCCACCAGTTGCCCTCGTAGGAAGGTTGCCATTTTACGGGGCAGGTAGAGCGTTATCGGCATGTTTTGTGGTAGGTTAAGATTCGCAGTTGCGGTATTGGCTTGGGCAACAATTGCGCTCACCATCTCTTGCGCCGTGATAGCATGACTCGTACCCACCGCCACCGCGTTATCTTGCATGGTTTTGGCAAGGGCGTTGTTAAGCTGATTGGTCATGGTATCGATGACTTGTTGATCAAATGCCTCATTCATGACAGGGATAGCACCGCGCTGGGTACTCTCTCTAGCGATTGCCACCACGGGGGTAGAGCGAAAGCCATTCTCGCGATATTGTGCCGATATGGCTTTAAACTGATTGGTGATTAAGTGGACGGCTTCGCCAATGGGATCTTCACTACTACTGTTGATGGGCATTTCGTAATTAACGGTAGTGCCAAGAAACGGTTCGGTGTCGGCATTAAGGGCGGCCATGTCGAGAAAGGTGCGGTCTACCATAATCGGCGTGGGTTTATACTGATACTTCTTAATGCTCTGTTGGTTTGTTCCTAAACTCATTTTATTTTCTCCTTGTTCTTTTCGTCTAACTATGTTAGACTATTGTTCGTTGCCTACGGGCATGAATTGAAACCCAATAGCATGAATAGAAACGGCTAGCAGATCAAGATGACATCTTGATTGCCGATGCGCCTTGTGATGGTAAAACCTGCTACGCTATCGCCAACATTACCGCTTTGGGTAGCTACGCGCACCTCGCCCCAGATGTGGACGGGTACGGTTTTAATCGGCTCTGTTGCTACGGTGGTGGGTAATACCGCAACTACGCCAATCGCATTGCCACTCGCCTTATCTGTGGTTACGCCATTCGCCGTTAAATAGACAATGTCGCCTGCCTTGGGGATATAGCCAGATGCTACGCTAAATTCACTGATTTGGGTGGGCTCTTTATAGGCTGTTCCTAACATTTTATCTTCTCCTTGTTCTTTTTTGCTAAATGTATTAAACTGTTTCTAGTTGCCCTACGGCATGAATTGAAACTTGGCATGAACTGCATTTTCATAGCGGGCTTTGTAGCTATCTAAGCCACGACGTTCCGCTTGGTAGATGGCTTTATCGTGGCTACTCATCCGCTTTAGTTCGGCTTCGGTTTTTAAGCCGTTGTTGAGTTCTTGGGTGGCTTGGCGTTGATGGTGCCTCTCTTCGGCCTCGCGCAACTCTTGATAGCCCTCAAAGCTCATCGCCTCAATGCGACTCTTTTGTGCCGAGGTCAAATCAAGGTGGCTATAATCTTTGCCTTTAAGATAGCCTTTGGCAATCTCTCTTTTTAGCTCGGCTTCTTTCTCCACCAAGCTGGCATAGCTCTTGCTCGAGGCGTATTGGATGACCTGCTTCGTCGTATCATCCAATAGCTCCAGATGTTTGGCTAGCTCGGTGTTGAGCCAATTGTCGGCTTTGCCCTCGGCGGTTACTTTGGCTTGGTATTCCAAAGCTTTTTGATGATCCGCTTCAATCTTTTGACGATAAGCCTCCATCTCCTGCCCACGTGGTTCTTGCGCATCCACTTGAGGATTTTGAGGATGAACCAGAGGGTTAGGGCTATCTTTAGCACCTCCTGCGGTATCAACTGCATCAAGCTGGCTAGCTCCTGTTTGTAAATGCTCGAGATGATCTGTTCTTCCAGTGTGAACATCGTCCATTTCTTTTCTCCTTGTATTTTTCGTCTAAGTATGCTATACTTACCTTAGTTGCCATTCTTGGCATGAGTTGAAACCAGACCAAGAAGTTTATTAATCTCCCGATCAATGCTCATGATTTGTTCTTCGGCGAGTTCGGGATTAATTGCATTTTCGATAATTTTACTCTTAATATCGAGAAAGCTATTGATGCGCTCTAGGTTGAGGCTAGAGCGTGGTAGGTAATCAATGCCCATCCGCTGACAAAAGGGTATCAAGACATTAAAGAGCATCATCTCATCTAGTTTATTGCTCTT is a window of Entomospira culicis DNA encoding:
- the hydG gene encoding [FeFe] hydrogenase H-cluster radical SAM maturase HydG encodes the protein MRHFIDKDYIHALLAEAQTTSASEIDEILTRASLMKGLSHRDVAKLLQIKDEGQRQTMRNLASQVKDKFYGNRLVLFAPLYISDYCKNNCTYCGYRRDNDFARRTLSIEEIIKEVTILEKLGHKRLALEVGEDADHCSMDHIIETIEAIYSQTGIRRLNVNIAATTKENYERLSNADIGTLILFQETYDQARYYEVHPASLKGDYERQLLAHHRAIEGGLHDVGGGVLLGLSDYRFDITALMIHNEELLERFGMEFHTFSLPRLMPAYNVSLDDYPNLISDEQFIDIVAILRLAAPHVGIILSTRESKEMRDYLIQHGVSQISANSKATVGGYSDEEQVSQFSLSDERSLYQTIYDLIADNQLPSYCTACYRRGRVGKVFHEEVSSGRIAKLCKPNAVLTTLEYVLDYGDEAMQKIALPFLIKQVNAIEDDQIRAVAIQFYTRMLQGERDLYL
- the hydF gene encoding [FeFe] hydrogenase H-cluster maturation GTPase HydF, encoding MQTAIPSLVPNVVLTGLVNAGKSSLINAMTRESISIVSEQAGTTSDPIKKRFELLGVGAINLIDTAGFGDTTHLSHARYQKSIACIQEAHLVLHIIDAQTWHIFDQKKDLSYVTKKSLLVFSKIDLISPDEEMKLREQYPQALCVSVENEASIEALLKAMANQLHQQTPLLLDGIKLAYPLLVHVIPIDSEAPKGRLILPQMQLLREALDLHLTSVVLQVEELATYLTKHQEIGLIVTDSQAFKEVSAINTKRHPLTSYSILQARQKGDFSYFLQSLEAIAKLPNPAEILMMESCSHNVNHEDIGRIKIPKLLQKLLPHHTLNFHFFMGQSFPQSLETYDLIIHCGSCMLPAITLQQRTKQAQLAKIPMLNYGLFLAHANHIVEEAIAVFSEEYP
- the hydE gene encoding [FeFe] hydrogenase H-cluster radical SAM maturase HydE, yielding MLFAHFDDPVTHPSHQEAWQLVERINQGDKLTYEEFRFLIAHLHASQLPHLQALAVQKRKAVYGDQLFIRGLMEISNICHQDCYYCGIRASNRQVARYAYRYEELSAMINRAYDKGYRTIVMQGGENEHFEHRQFCTFLRNITQQYPNLIITLSLGQKSKESYQDYYDAGARRYLLRHESADATHYAKLHPPKQTLASRMECLTNLKAIGFQTGAGFMVGSPYQTSANLAHDLLFLQDFQPHMVGIGPYMHHPDTPFHDASDGRLEHVLACYALARLIVPQALLPSTTATSSLHPQGRLRALQSGCNVIMINLSPEEQRTQYSLYHNKTYKGDESDEYLSLIADDVAKAGMEICMQQGNHSAYIESKIIKE